The candidate division TA06 bacterium genome segment CCAGTCTTTAAAAAATCAATAGGGAGGAAAAATCATGAACCGGATAACATTTACCGGCATCATTTTCTGCCTGCTGGCTTTGACTTCCAACCTGTTTCCCAAGAGTCTGGTCCATGCCTCGCCCGGAAGCGGCAACATAACCATCGAGACCAGGAACATAGATAACGCCCAGAAGGAACTGCAAAAAGCGGCCACTGAGCTGAAGGTCGTTTTCAAAAGCTACAGCGACTACAAGAACAGCTCCAATAACAAGCGGGCCATCAGCGCCAACTGCCTGGTGGATAAAACCCAGGCGGTGGCGTTCATCAATCTGGTGGCTGGCTGGGGCTCGGTTCAGTCCCAGTCGTATTACGAGAACCAGGACGAGCTGGATCTGCCGGCCAAGGAGAAAAAACTTAAGGCCTTTCAAAGATACCTGGCCAAAATACTCACTTCGGCCAGCCCCGACCCCGACGTGGTGGCGTTGATCAGCCAGCAGGTGCAGAGCCTGGAATACGAGGTTAACCGGATCAAGGGGGAGGGCCAGGGCAAGTCGGCCAATATCTCCATCCAGATCCAGGAAAAAGGCTACAACCAGCAGCCTTTTGAATTCCTGGGGCCAAAGTCCTTCATCAAGACCGTGGCCATGGCCCTGGCGCTTCTTTGTCTGATGATGGGGGTGGTGCTGGGCTGGCTGATGGCCAAGTACAAATTCAAAAACAAAAAGACGGCCTGATCCAACGTGGGTTGACAGGATTTACATGATTAACTGACCATTTAAAACAACTCGCCGATAGTGACATGCCCAAGATCGCGGCCATAGACATAGGCTCCAACGCCATCAGGATGGCGGTGGCGGAGGTCTCCGCCGCCGGACTTCCGCAAAACCTTAAGCACTACCGGGAACCAGTGCGGCTGGGAACGGATGTCTTCACTGCGGGCCGGGTCGGCCGGGAAACCATCGAAGCAGCGCTGGCGGCCCTTAAAAAATACCAAGTGATCATAAACTCCATGGCAGCCCAGCCCGTCAGGGCCGTGGCCACCGAAGCCCTGCGCCGGGCCGGCAATTGCTCCGAGGTCCTTCAAACCATCGAACTTGAGACCGGCCTGAAAGTGGAGATAATATCTCCGCAGACCGAGGCTGAATTGGTGCTGAACGCTCTCTCCCAAAAAATAGATCTGACGGGAAGGAACGTTCTTCACCTGGAGTTGGGCGGGGGCAGCCTGGAACTGAGCACGGTACTAAACGGCACCCTGGCCGCTTCCCAAAGCTTTGAACTCGGAGCTATAAGGCTTTTGCAAAACATCAGAGCAACGAACAAGGACCAGGCGCTGTCCGACATCAAAAAACTGGCCGGACCTGCACTTGTTTGGCTGGATGAAGCCCAGAAACAGCATCAAATGGATGTTCTGGTCGGCACCGGGGGAAGCCTGGAGCTTTTGGCTGATCTGGCGGTCCAGGTGACGGGCTCTGGCAAAAAGAACCACCTGCATCGTGGCAGCCTGGAAAGGATCGTGGACTCTCTGATTCCATTGGACCTGAAACAGAGAATGGACCGGTTCAACCTGAAACCAGACCGGGCGGACGTGGCCCTGCCGGCGGCGCTGCTGATCTTGGTCCTGCTGGGAAACACCAGACTGGACGAGATCCAAGTCCCCCGGGTGGGATTGAAAGACGGTTTGCTCATGGCAATAGCACAATCTCTAAATACAGGAAACAGCAATGACGGCTAAATTCGTCGAAGGGCAGGAACTGCCGGGCAAGCTGATAGCGGTGGAAGGGCTGGACGGCTCGGGCAAGTCCACCCAGATCCACCTGGTCAAGCGCTGGCTGGAACTGGAGGGCTACAAGGTCTTCTTCACCGAGTGGAACTCCTCGCCCCTGGTCCGGCAGTCGGTGAAGAACGGGAAGCGGGAGCAGCTCTTGACCCCCACCACCTTTGCCCTGATCCACTGCACCGATTTCGCGGACCGCTACGAGCGCCAGATCCTGCCGCTGCTCCACGCCGGGTACATCGTGCTGGCCGACCGCTACATCTACACCGCCTTCGCCCGGGACGCGGTGCGGGGCTGCGACCGGGACTGGGTGAAAAGCCTGTACAGCTATGCGGTCCACCCCCACGTCACCTTCTTCTTCGACGTGCCGCTGGAGATGGCGCTGTCCCGGATCATGTCGGGGCGGGCCAAGCTGAAGCACTACGAGGCCGGCATGGACATGGGTTATTCTCCCGACATCCTCCAGAGCTTCAAGACCTTTCAGGGGAAGATGCGGGAGGAATACCTGCGGATGACCGAGGAGTTCGGGTTCATCAAGATAGACGTGGGCCGCCCGCCCGACCAGCTGCAGAAAGAGGTGCGGGGCCACATTCAGGAACGGATAGAGCTGGAGAGGTACAAATGGAAAACATCGCGCTGACCCCCAAGAAATTCTACGGCCAGGGGCTTCCCAACGTCGACCCGGGAACACTCAACGGCAAGCTGATCGTGATAGAAGGGGCCGACGGCTCCGGGCGCACCACCCAGATCAACCTCCTCAGCGACTGGCTGGAGCGGCTGGGCTACGCCACCACCCGGGTGGGCCTTAAAAGATCGAAGCTGGTGGGGGCCGAGCTGGAGGAGGCCATGCAGGGCAACACTCTCAGCCCCATCACCCTGTCGCTGTTCTACGCCACCGACTTTGCCGACCAGCTGGAGAAGACCATCATCCCGGCCCTGAAGTCGGATTTCATCGTGCTGGCCGACCGCTACATCTACACCCTGATGGCCCGGGACATCGCCCGGGGGGTGGACCCGGCCTGGGTGCGCGAGGTCTACGGCATAGCCCTGGTCCCGGACGCGGTCTTTTACCTGAAGGCCGGCCCGGAGCTTCTGGCCGAGCGGAATTTCAAGAACAAGGGCGGACTGGACTACTGGGAATCCGGCATGGACATTCAGCGCAGCGGCGACCGCTACGAGTGCTTTATAAAATACCACCGCAAGATCCAAAACATCTTCGGGGAAATGCAGGAGCATTACGGGTTCGAGTCCGTCAATGCCGGAAGGGCGCCCAACACCATTTCCCAGGACCTGATCTCCAAGGTCAGGTTCATATTAAGCCCGCTGGAGTTGAACAGCCGGGAAGAATAGGGATTTTTACTTTACCGGGGCAGACAGGATTAACATGATTCCACGGATTTGATTTTATTCAAATAAATATCCATGGAGAACCTTGTATAGTCAATAATATTCGTGCCGTTTTGCCGCTGCAGCGGCACCCCGCCCACAGGCGGTGGCGTTTGTTTCGTGGGTTGGAATAAAAAATCATGTAAATCCTGTCAAAAATATTCATGGAACTATACATACTAAGACACGGGCTGGCCGGGGAGTTCGGGGATCCCCGCTACTCCGACGACAGCCAGAGACCGCTGACCGCCGAGGGCAAGCGCAAGATGCTCCAGGCGGCGCTGGGCATGAAGGCCATGGGTCTGTCCTTTGACTTGGCCTTTGCCAGCCCGTACCTGCGGGCCCGGCAGACCGCCGAGATCGTATGCCGGCTGCTGGACTGCCTTGATATCCTGCAGATCACCGAAAACCTGGAGCCCGGCCGGGATCCCAGAAAACTGATAGCCGAGATAAACGAGAATGCTCCGAAGAACAAAAGCGTGCTGATAGCAGGGCACGAGCCATTTTTAAGCGGGCTGATAGCATATTTGATCTCCGGCAGCCACAGTCCCCAGGTAGAATTCAAGAAAGGGGCCTTGTGCAAGCTGGAGGCAGGAGAGTTGAAATACGGGCGCTGCGCCGCGCTTCACTGGCTGTTGACCAGCAAACAAATGGGGATGATGGTTGGCAAATAAAGATATATCGTTCGGCTCTTGACAAAGCCCCTAAATTGAGTTACACTAATTAATTAGAGATAAATAATTGCATATTGTGTAAAATATGCATCATTTCCCGGAAACCGAAATAGTTATAGAGTTATCTAACTTATAATCCCCTTTACAGTCCATTGAATTTAAAGACCTTGCAGCTTTTGGTAAAACAGTCAAAGCGAAGAGATCCGGCACTATTCTTGCAGTAATATTCTTCAATATATAAAACATGGAGAAAACATGAAACACCATGGCATAAAAATGGCTGTCATCGGCCTGATGATATTAGCCGTATCAGGGTCAGCCCAGGCCCAGTGGCTGTCCCTTACCCAGGCCGGACCGGCCCAAAAGCCGGTCAGCCTGTTGCAAAGCGGCAACAGCCAGATCGTTTTTGAGATCAATGTTCCCGGTTTCGAAAAAAGCACAGCCAGCACCAAGGGCGGGGACTTTGGCCTGCTGACCATTCCCGGGCAGGGCTACAATACCGCCGTCGGCCAGCCTAAGCTTCCGGTGATATCCGAATGGCTGGAGATACCCCAGGGCGCAACGGCCACGGCTGAATTTCAGATACTGGAAAGCCGGGAAGTAAGCCTGAAGGAACTGGGAATAGAGCAAAAGATCGTCCCGGTGCAGTACCCGGTGCCCAAGATCGAAGGCGCCGCCGAAAAGATACCGTTTGCCATGGACGATAACATTTATTCCAAGGACAAATTCTTCGGGCAGGCCAAAGTAACCCTTTCCCGTCCGGTAAGCATGCGTGCCAAGCGGGCGGTGCTGGCCAGTTTTAATCCCATATCCTATAACCCGGTAAGCGGAAGGCTGAAAATAGCCACCAGGGTCAAAGTGACTGTAAATCTTTCCGGATCGGACCAGGCCCGCACCAACAGCATTTACCAGAAATATTCCTCCAAACTATACGACAAACATGTGACGGGCATCACCATCAATGAGTTGGCCGTAAGCAAGGCAGGGAAAGCCGTTCTTCCGGCCCCGGTCAATCAGTTGATCATAGTGGTGGATTCATTCTACACCGGCATCCAACCGCTGGTGGACTGGGACACCCGCAAGGGATATCATGTGACCGTGACCAGAACTTCGGAGATCCCCGGCGGGGCAGATACCACTCACATCCGGCAGTACATTCAGTCGGTCTATGACGGAGCCAACCCGCCGGATCTGGTCCTACTGGTGGGCGATGTTAACGGCATACCGGCCCATCGCAGCACCGAGGAGGATCTGCCCTATACCGACCTGTACTATTCCACCATGGCCGGAAGCGACATCGTCCCCGATCTTTATCTCAGCCGGATCTCGGTGGCCAACACCCCCCAGCTGGGGTATTATCTTACCAAGTATCTAAACTACCAGCAGGGCAGTTGGGGGGCAAGCCAGGACTGGATGTCCAAGGCCTATTTTACCTCCACCAATGATCCTATGCATGTGCTGACCGACCTGACCGATAACTATTGCATGGCCCTGTCCCGGAGCCACGGCATCACCTGTGATTCGCTTTACGCTTATTACGGCACCGGCACCCCTATAGCCACGGCCTTCAACGACGGCAGGACGGTGATGGCCTATACCGGACATGGTTCCACAACCAGCTGGTCCGGCCCCAGTTTCACCCAGGCTGACATCAACGCCTTGACCAATGCCTATATGTCAACCTTCGTCACCAGCTTTGCCTGCCAGACAGGCGATTTCAGCTTGGGCGAGTGCTTTGGGGAGACCTGGATCAGGACTGCCAACAAAGGCGCCATCGCATTTTGGGGCTCCTCGGTCTATTCCTACTGGGACGAGGACGATATTCTTCAGCGCCGGATGTTCGACGCCTTTCTGGACAGCGGTTATACTCTGATCGGCGGGATGACGGTCAAGGCCAAGCTGGACCTGGGCCGCTTTTACGGCTGGGATCAGGCGGTCAGCGTTACCGTGAACCGTTATTTTGAGCAATATAACATTTTTGGCAACGCCGGGGTGGACCTGTACACCCAACAGCCGGCCGCCCTGACGGTAACCCACCCCGACAGCATTTCAGCCTGGCCCAGCCAGCTAACTGTCAATGTCGATGCCGGAGGTCCGGTACAGGACGCATTGGTGGCCGTTTACCGTCCCAGTACCAAAACCCTGCTGATCTCGGGTTATACTGATGCTGCCGGCAACATAACTTTCAACATAAACCCCGGGGGAGCGGTTGACAGTCTGGCGGTGACGGTCACCGCCCACAATTGCGCCCCGTATCAGGGCAAGATACAGACCTATTCCGGCGGGGCCTATGTGGCTCACCTGAAAAACACCGTTGACGATGCCACAGGGAACGGCGACGGTGTTTTGAACCCCAATGAGACTGCTGGGATACTTCTCTGGCTTAAGAATTTCGGGACCGACACCGCCAAGGCGGTCGGTGCCAAAATCAGAACCGGAGATGCCTACGTTTCCTTCATCGATTCTGTTGAAATTTACGGGGATATAGCTCCGGGAGATTCCATCGGCATTTTAGGATTTTCGCTGAATGTAGCAACTTCCGCCCCCGACAGCCACACCACCCTGTTCACTGTGGAATGCCGTGACAGCCGGGACACGGTCTGGCAGTCTGGCTTCATCCTGGTGATTAGGGCTCCTGAACTGGCTTATAAGTCCCACCTGGTGCTCGATCCGGCTGCCGGCGGTAACAACAACAGCATTCTGGAACCGGGAGAGAGCGACAGCATCCAGGTGACTATCAGCAACAGCGGAGGACAGACCGCCACCGGGACCACAGCACTGCTCAGCACTTCGGACCCGTACCTGACCATAACCGGGAACAGCGCTTCCTACGGGGACATTTCGTCCACCGGAGGCGCGGTCTCCGCCCCGGCCTATGCTGTGACGGTGGGCGCACCTCCGGCCTCTCCTTATTTCGCCTGGGTAAGGCTCAACATCAGCGCCTTAAGCGGAGGCTATGCCAGGACCGACAGTTTCCGGTTGGTGATAGGCGGAGCCGGGTTCTTTGATAATGTTGAGGATGCCGGCCTCACCGCAAAATATTCTGTACAATCGCAGTGGCACATAACCGGGCAAAGTTCTTACAGCCCGGGGCAAAGCTGGTGGTGCGGCGACAGCGCTTCCGGCCAATACAGCAGCCTGCTCGACGCCTCGCTGACAACGCCCGAGATCATACTGGGTCCCAAAAGCGAACTCAGTTTCTGGCATAAGTATGATACTGAGGCCACCTATGATTTCTGCAATGTGGAATACAGCACCAACAGCGGCAGCAGTTGGAACAATCTGGGTGCTTTTGACGGTTACCAGCCGGCTTGGGTTAAGCAAACATACGATCTATCGTCGATAACATCGGGGACGGTCATCAAAGTGAGATTCCATTTCACCTCCGACGGGTCGGTCACCGGCACCGGCTGGTATGTGGATGACATAAGGATACAGGAGACCACCGGCGTTGCCGGCACCCAGACCGACCCCGGCCTGCCATCAGTAATAGTGCTGGGACTGGCCTATCCCAATCCCAGCTCAGGTGGGGCGCTGATCAAGTATCAGCTCCCGCAAAAAATAAACACCGAACTAAGGGTCTACAATATTGCCGGCCAGATGGTCAGGACCATCCAAATGGGGATCCAGAACCCAGGCAATCAAAGCGTTTTTTGGAACGGCAGGGATCAAAATGATAAAAAAGTGGCAGCCGGAATTTATTTTTACCAGCTTAATGCCGGCGGTTTTTCGGCCACCAAAAAATTAGTGGTGATAAAATAAATCAACCTGCATGGAATACGGGCGTTTTCTGATCAAGAGAAAACGCCCGTTGACTTTAAGCGAAAGGCAGATATGAATAAAATTGTATTTTGGGGATTGCTGGCGCTGGTAATCACCGGTCCGGCCGGTGCGGTCAAACAGCTGGCGGTGGTAAGGTACTCCAAGAAAGAAGAACTGAAAGACATCTTATCCTATGGCCGGCTGGACGTGTTGAAAATAAAACCCGGCTACGGTGTGGAATGCCTGGCGGATGATTCCGAACTGGCCGTCTTAAAGGACAGGGGATGTGCCGTTGATGTGATCATTGACGACGTCATTGCCTACTACCGGAAGATCAAGTCCGGTTACAAGTCCGACTCCTTCGGCCCCTATTACAGCTACGCCGAGGCGGTGGCCGAGATGAACAGCCTGCATGCCCAGTACCCGTCACTGGTGTCCGCGCCGGAATCGCTGGGGGCCGGGTGGGAAGGCAGGCCGGTGTGGGCTTTTAAAGTATCCAACAGCCCCGCCTCGGACAACGGAAAACCGGGAGTGCTTTATACCGGCGTGCACCATGCCCGGGAGCCGATCACGGTGACCATAACCCTGGGATTTGCCAGATACCTCTGCCAGAATTACAGCACCGATCCCGGCATAAAAACGCTGGTGGATAACCGGCAGATATGGTTCATACCGGTGGTCAATCCCGACGGCTATGTGTTCAACCAGACATATTCAGATTCCCTATGGCGCAAGAACCGCCGCAACAACGGGGACGGCAGCTACGGGGTGGACGTGAACCGGAATTATCCCTATATGTGGGGATATGACAATAGCGGCTCCAGCCCCACGCCGTCTTACGAGACTTACCGTGGCCCCTCGGCCGGTTCCGAGCCGGAAGTTCAGGCGGTGATGGGACTGATGATCAGGGAGGGATATTTTAAAACAGCGCTTAATTACCACAGTTACAGCAACCTGTGGATATATCCCTGGGGCTATGCCAGCATCCAAGCCCCTGATTCATCGATCTTCCGCGATATCTCTATGGAGATTGCTGCCTACAACGGTTATGCCTACGGTACTTCTTGGGAACTTTTATATAACACCAACGGGGATTCAGATGACTGGATGTATGGGGAGGAACTGGATAAACCAAGGTGCTTCGCCTTTACCCCGGAGGTGGGGGAGGATTTCTGGCAGGCTGATACCGCCGGCATCGTCGAGCAGTTCAACGAAAACCTGATACCCAACATAATGACGGCCCAGGCCGCCGGTGCCTATCCTGTCCCCACCGGAAAGACATCAATAGCCGGCGGAGACGGCGACACCCTGGCCGAGTCCGGGGAACTTTTGGACCTTTCGCTGGAGGTAAAGAACCGGGCCCTGGATGCAGAAGCCAACGGCATCACCGGAACCCTGGGAAGCAACGACCCCTACATGGAGATCAAGCAGGCTGCCGGGGCTTTTGGGGATATTTCGGCGCTTGCCACAAAGTATAACACAGTTCCTTTCACCATCAGCATAGATACTGTTTGCCCGGCCGGACACGCGGCTGATTTCGAGGTCAAACTTAAGGACACCGAAGGCTCCATTTATCCAGGGCAGGTCCGCCTTTCCATGACCGGCGGCATTGATACCATATTTCATAACGAGGTAGAGGCAGGGATCGGGGATTGGACCCACAGCGGATCAGGTGATCTGTGGCATATCACCACCCATTCCAGCCACACCCCAAGCCACAGCTGGTACTGCGGCAATGAAGGCAGCTGGGTCTACAGTGACGACATGAACTGCCGGCTGGTGTCCGGGCCCATCACCGCCAAGAGGTATTACACTTTGAGTTTCTGGCACCGCTACGGGTTGGAACTGGACTGGGATTATGGTTACGTGGAAGTATCCACAGACAACGGCGCCACCTGGATCCTGGCCGGACCTAGGTTCAACGGGACCTCCGGCTGGACCAAGCACACCATCGATCTCAGCGCTTACTCGGAAACGATCAGGCTGGGCTTCAGGCTTAATTCCGACAGCTACGTGACCGACGAAGGCTGGTACCTCGACGACATCGTGGTCACCGGAGACACCTCCAGCAACCGGCCTCCGGGAAAACCCCTGGCTGTTTCTCCCTCCGGAGGCGCCATAGTGCCCGACTCCCTGCCGTATTTGACCGTAAGCAATGCCAGCGATACCAATGGAGATCTTTTGTCCTATGGTTTCAACATTTACTCCGATTCTCTGCTGACCAGCATCTACGCCCAGGGAAAAAATGTGGCCTCAGGTTCCGGCAGCACGTCCTGGCAGTTGACCAAAGCTCTGGTCCCGGGTCATTACTGGTGGCGGGCTTATGCCGAAGACGGCAAGGAGAGAGGCTTGTTCTGCGACAAGGCCCATTTCTCCTATGATCCCGACGGAATTCAGGGGGATCCGGATTCCCGGTTGATCCCGAAAACATTTTTCCTGGAACAAGGTTATCCCAATCCCAGCCGCGGCAGAGTGGAAATAACATACCAGTTGCCCCGGTCAGGAGCGGTTCAAACTAAAATCTACAATGTTTCCGGCCAGTTGGTAAGGGTTTTGGAAGCAGGCCCCAAGCCGGCCGGCTATCATGCGGTCCGCTGGGACGGGCGGGATGATCAGGGGCAGAACCTCGGTTCGGGGATATATTTCTGCAAACTGCAGACCGAAGGATTAAGCGCCACCCAAAGACTAACAGTCATCAGGTAAAATAAATATACTTCAAAGTAAGGGAGCCATGAAAATAAAATTATTATTGATCCCGGTTATGCTGTTGCTGCTGGTCCCGGCTGGTCTACAGGCCCAGTCCGGCAGTTTGATCCCGGTGAAGATCTACATCTCCTCCCACGATGATGTCTACAAGTTTCAGAAGCTGGGGGTGGGAATAGAGGAACTTAGGGACGGTTATATAGAAGCCCGTATTGCTAAATCCAAGTATGATGAGTTGATCTCTTTGGGCTGGAAAGTGGAGGGAAGATTGGTGAAAAAAATTGATCCCAAAATCGCTCTCCAATATCACAATTATATCCAAATGACCAATTTCCTCGATTCGATCCACGCCCTTTATCCGGCTATCACGAAGAAGGTGTCAATCGGACAATCGGTCCAGGGCCGGGAACTGTGGGCGTTTCTGGTCACCGACAACCCGGACAGCGCGGAAAACGAAGCCGAGGTGCGGCTGGCCGCCAATATCCATGGCGATGAAACCGTTGGGCGGGAACTGTGCCTGGCGATGATAGATTCTCTAACGAAAGTGTATGGAGGCGTTTCCCCAATTACAGATATGGTGAACACCCGGGAAATTTGGTTCATGCCATCGTTAAATCCCGATGGTTATGAATTAGACCAGCGATATAACGCCAACGGCGTTGATCTTAACCGTAATTACCCTGTGCCAGATGGTTCGATCGGTGAGGATGGCACATATGTCAATGAAGTTGAAACACAATTGTTCATGGATTTTTGGTCAAGCAAACGGGCGGTGTTGTCCTTAAATTATCACGGTGGGGCTTTGGTCGCCAACTATCCCTGGGATTATACCGTCATCCGTTGCCCGGATGACCTGCTGGCGAAAGAAGTCTCTTTGGGTTATTCACGGCTGAATCCGCCGATGTACGCCAGTGCCGTTTTTGACAGCGGCGTGACCAACGGTTGGGATTGGTACTATGTTTATGGGTCACTGCAGGACTGGTCGTATCATGGTACGTCTTGTTTGGATGTCACGATGGAAATAGGGACCAAATGGCCGGAGGCAAGTACTCTCCCGGCTTATTGGAGTGACAACCGCGGCGGCATG includes the following:
- the tmk gene encoding dTMP kinase gives rise to the protein MTAKFVEGQELPGKLIAVEGLDGSGKSTQIHLVKRWLELEGYKVFFTEWNSSPLVRQSVKNGKREQLLTPTTFALIHCTDFADRYERQILPLLHAGYIVLADRYIYTAFARDAVRGCDRDWVKSLYSYAVHPHVTFFFDVPLEMALSRIMSGRAKLKHYEAGMDMGYSPDILQSFKTFQGKMREEYLRMTEEFGFIKIDVGRPPDQLQKEVRGHIQERIELERYKWKTSR
- a CDS encoding thymidylate kinase, encoding MENIALTPKKFYGQGLPNVDPGTLNGKLIVIEGADGSGRTTQINLLSDWLERLGYATTRVGLKRSKLVGAELEEAMQGNTLSPITLSLFYATDFADQLEKTIIPALKSDFIVLADRYIYTLMARDIARGVDPAWVREVYGIALVPDAVFYLKAGPELLAERNFKNKGGLDYWESGMDIQRSGDRYECFIKYHRKIQNIFGEMQEHYGFESVNAGRAPNTISQDLISKVRFILSPLELNSREE
- the sixA gene encoding phosphohistidine phosphatase SixA encodes the protein MELYILRHGLAGEFGDPRYSDDSQRPLTAEGKRKMLQAALGMKAMGLSFDLAFASPYLRARQTAEIVCRLLDCLDILQITENLEPGRDPRKLIAEINENAPKNKSVLIAGHEPFLSGLIAYLISGSHSPQVEFKKGALCKLEAGELKYGRCAALHWLLTSKQMGMMVGK
- a CDS encoding T9SS type A sorting domain-containing protein, which gives rise to MKHHGIKMAVIGLMILAVSGSAQAQWLSLTQAGPAQKPVSLLQSGNSQIVFEINVPGFEKSTASTKGGDFGLLTIPGQGYNTAVGQPKLPVISEWLEIPQGATATAEFQILESREVSLKELGIEQKIVPVQYPVPKIEGAAEKIPFAMDDNIYSKDKFFGQAKVTLSRPVSMRAKRAVLASFNPISYNPVSGRLKIATRVKVTVNLSGSDQARTNSIYQKYSSKLYDKHVTGITINELAVSKAGKAVLPAPVNQLIIVVDSFYTGIQPLVDWDTRKGYHVTVTRTSEIPGGADTTHIRQYIQSVYDGANPPDLVLLVGDVNGIPAHRSTEEDLPYTDLYYSTMAGSDIVPDLYLSRISVANTPQLGYYLTKYLNYQQGSWGASQDWMSKAYFTSTNDPMHVLTDLTDNYCMALSRSHGITCDSLYAYYGTGTPIATAFNDGRTVMAYTGHGSTTSWSGPSFTQADINALTNAYMSTFVTSFACQTGDFSLGECFGETWIRTANKGAIAFWGSSVYSYWDEDDILQRRMFDAFLDSGYTLIGGMTVKAKLDLGRFYGWDQAVSVTVNRYFEQYNIFGNAGVDLYTQQPAALTVTHPDSISAWPSQLTVNVDAGGPVQDALVAVYRPSTKTLLISGYTDAAGNITFNINPGGAVDSLAVTVTAHNCAPYQGKIQTYSGGAYVAHLKNTVDDATGNGDGVLNPNETAGILLWLKNFGTDTAKAVGAKIRTGDAYVSFIDSVEIYGDIAPGDSIGILGFSLNVATSAPDSHTTLFTVECRDSRDTVWQSGFILVIRAPELAYKSHLVLDPAAGGNNNSILEPGESDSIQVTISNSGGQTATGTTALLSTSDPYLTITGNSASYGDISSTGGAVSAPAYAVTVGAPPASPYFAWVRLNISALSGGYARTDSFRLVIGGAGFFDNVEDAGLTAKYSVQSQWHITGQSSYSPGQSWWCGDSASGQYSSLLDASLTTPEIILGPKSELSFWHKYDTEATYDFCNVEYSTNSGSSWNNLGAFDGYQPAWVKQTYDLSSITSGTVIKVRFHFTSDGSVTGTGWYVDDIRIQETTGVAGTQTDPGLPSVIVLGLAYPNPSSGGALIKYQLPQKINTELRVYNIAGQMVRTIQMGIQNPGNQSVFWNGRDQNDKKVAAGIYFYQLNAGGFSATKKLVVIK
- a CDS encoding T9SS type A sorting domain-containing protein, whose product is MNKIVFWGLLALVITGPAGAVKQLAVVRYSKKEELKDILSYGRLDVLKIKPGYGVECLADDSELAVLKDRGCAVDVIIDDVIAYYRKIKSGYKSDSFGPYYSYAEAVAEMNSLHAQYPSLVSAPESLGAGWEGRPVWAFKVSNSPASDNGKPGVLYTGVHHAREPITVTITLGFARYLCQNYSTDPGIKTLVDNRQIWFIPVVNPDGYVFNQTYSDSLWRKNRRNNGDGSYGVDVNRNYPYMWGYDNSGSSPTPSYETYRGPSAGSEPEVQAVMGLMIREGYFKTALNYHSYSNLWIYPWGYASIQAPDSSIFRDISMEIAAYNGYAYGTSWELLYNTNGDSDDWMYGEELDKPRCFAFTPEVGEDFWQADTAGIVEQFNENLIPNIMTAQAAGAYPVPTGKTSIAGGDGDTLAESGELLDLSLEVKNRALDAEANGITGTLGSNDPYMEIKQAAGAFGDISALATKYNTVPFTISIDTVCPAGHAADFEVKLKDTEGSIYPGQVRLSMTGGIDTIFHNEVEAGIGDWTHSGSGDLWHITTHSSHTPSHSWYCGNEGSWVYSDDMNCRLVSGPITAKRYYTLSFWHRYGLELDWDYGYVEVSTDNGATWILAGPRFNGTSGWTKHTIDLSAYSETIRLGFRLNSDSYVTDEGWYLDDIVVTGDTSSNRPPGKPLAVSPSGGAIVPDSLPYLTVSNASDTNGDLLSYGFNIYSDSLLTSIYAQGKNVASGSGSTSWQLTKALVPGHYWWRAYAEDGKERGLFCDKAHFSYDPDGIQGDPDSRLIPKTFFLEQGYPNPSRGRVEITYQLPRSGAVQTKIYNVSGQLVRVLEAGPKPAGYHAVRWDGRDDQGQNLGSGIYFCKLQTEGLSATQRLTVIR
- a CDS encoding DUF2817 domain-containing protein, with the protein product MKIKLLLIPVMLLLLVPAGLQAQSGSLIPVKIYISSHDDVYKFQKLGVGIEELRDGYIEARIAKSKYDELISLGWKVEGRLVKKIDPKIALQYHNYIQMTNFLDSIHALYPAITKKVSIGQSVQGRELWAFLVTDNPDSAENEAEVRLAANIHGDETVGRELCLAMIDSLTKVYGGVSPITDMVNTREIWFMPSLNPDGYELDQRYNANGVDLNRNYPVPDGSIGEDGTYVNEVETQLFMDFWSSKRAVLSLNYHGGALVANYPWDYTVIRCPDDLLAKEVSLGYSRLNPPMYASAVFDSGVTNGWDWYYVYGSLQDWSYHGTSCLDVTMEIGTKWPEASTLPAYWSDNRGGMLFFIRQAGLGLQGLVTDSATGLPLDFAQVEVAGIDKPVYCDSIGDYHRMLLSGAYDLTFSKDGYFPKTISGVRVNYDSLTSLDVALVKDPGGVEGNPCEIVAQRIKLLKTYPNPLHNSVTVAFQLFQRSSCDLRIYNVAGQQVRKILDRTMDPGIYDINWNGIDDAGRKTADGVYCFCLDAGGQKIMGKMVKID